Part of the Pedobacter roseus genome is shown below.
GTTGTATTTTTTAGCGATAACAAAAACGGGACCTATGGCTTTAAGGGAAGCTATGAAGGAAACTCCAATTTCTTTAGTGGGGTGGCTGTGAATGAGGTACTGTTGATCAGGAGCGAATGCCTAGCCAGGGCTGGCAGGCTTTCAGAAGCACTGGCTGATTTGAACCGTTTGCTGCGTAGCAGGTATAAAAAGAACACTTTCATTGACCGGGTAGGGAATGACCAGCAGGCGGTGCTGGCAGATATCCTGCTTGAGCGGAGAAAGGAACTGCTGCTCAGGGGGCTCAGGTGGGTAGATGTAAAAAGGCTGAATATGGAGAATGCGGGTATTTCTTTTAGCAGGAGCTACAAAGGTGTGATCTACCAGCTTAAGGCTAACAGTACGGGCTTTGCCCTTCCAATCCCCGAGCGTGTGATTGAGGTGGCAGGTCTGCCCCAAAATCCTTAAATGCAATGGTGCAGCAGTAACCTGCACCATTGATTAGTGTTACTGCTCTCTGGCAGAAATCAATTCTTGAGAGTCCAGCACTGCCTGGTTGTCTTTACCTGAAAGGTAGGTAGACAGCGAAGTTTCGATGCCAATCGTACAAGGTACTTCCGGATCCCCGCTACATTCAAACGCAGTAGGGCTTCCTGCAGGTTCCCACGAACTGGTCTGGTCAACAGCACCATTGGTGGTTTTGTAATGGTAGTAAGTAGTTTTTTTGTTAGTGAATGCACTTTGTGAGGCGATAAGGCCGAACCCTAATACAAGGGCTGCAAGGCCAAGGTTTAATTTTTTTAACATGGTATTTAGTTTTAAATAATCTCCGTTTTTTGGAGGATAAATGAAGTCGATCTGGTTGGGTGGTCTGGCGATCGGTTGATTTTTTCTGTATTGGATAGGACCGGTATCCGTTTATGCTGGTTACTCTTTGTCACGAACCTCCTGCTTTAGGTGAATAGTTAAGCTAGTTATCGTTAATGCGGTGAATACGAGGTTAAAAATGAGGTGCGATTTCCATCCGAGCGATGTTAATACTCCGCCGCAGCTACATGGCGCCTTGCTGAAATAGTCTGCCAGCACCAGGGAGATATAGGCGGTGAAGGCGAGCAGAAGTACAGTTGAAACCAGCAAACCAATAAGTACGGTCCTTTTGAAACATAGCAGGAGTGCGGTAACAATTTCTGCTGGGATCAAAAAATACAGTAGAAAATCTGCAAGCCAGCCGGGAAAAGCCTGGTTGTGTAGCTGCTGGTCAAAAGCTGAAAAAGTGAAGAGTTTACTGAAGGCGGCATAACTAAATAGCAGCACGAGCAGCGGTGGAACGGTTGATTTAAAAATTGCTTTCATGGAAAAAGAATTATGAAACAAATTAACGGGGATTAGAAAAGTTAAAACAGTATGAGATGGGTAGTATACCCTTTAAAGCGAAGAAGAGATGAAAGAAAGTAAGTCTATGGTTTACCGGTTTTTGCCGCAGGTATTTTTAAGGGCACCCTATTATAGCTTTAGCGGTTATGACCTTTCGCGGTTGCCTGAGGTGTTGCAGGAACAGGCTTTCCGCAATGCAGTATTTTTGGCGAGCGCCGGGTTTTATGCTTTGCTTGAAAAAAAGGAATTTGATTTCGATCAATTGGCGGATAAGGAAAAACATACCCTTTATAAGTATTATAACCGGATGTGCTTCCGGCCAACCCCTTTTGGAAGCTTTTCTTCCTTTAGCTTACTCCAATGGGGGAGCGGCGGGCAGGTCAGGCTTGCCGGAAGCGATGAGTCCATCCTTCATTTATTGCCTGACCAGAAATTTTTGACAAAATTACTTAACAGGGCGGAGGCTGATCTGCCGGACGGAATAATGGTTAACCCTGCGCTTTACCGGTTTAATGACGTTTTCCGCTATACCAAATCATCTATCGATGATAAGGGCCGGTTTAATTTTTCTCTGGAAGGGATTACAGCCGTAAAATTCAATATACAACTGTTTTCGTTTTTATCGTCAAAAAAGGTTTCAAAAAAAATAGTGCTAAGCTGGATCGTGCAGCATGCTGATTGTTCAGCAGAAGAAGCGGAAGAATACATCCGGTTTTTGCTTGATGCCGGAGCGGTTTTCAATGGCACCCAAGCCAAAATAATCAGTGATGAGGTCATTGAGTGCTTCCCTGGCTTCCCTGGTTGGAACGATTTCTGGAAAAATAACACGGTGACTGCTTTATCGGGTGAGCCGGCCCTTTCCGCTTTGGCCGGGGATATCAGCAAAATTGTAAAGGAAAACAAACCTTTTATTAGCCAGCCATTTTATGCGGCCCTGAAAAGGCCTGATACGGTCGGGGGACCGGACAGTTCTGTACAGGAAGAACTCTCCAGAGCAGTGCATGTGATGCAGTTATTGTCAGCTACTGAGCAGCCTGCTGACCTATCCCGTTTTATCCGTGATTTCCGGACCCGTTTCGATCAGGAAAGGGTGCCATTGCTGCTGGCTTTGGATCCCGATGCAGGACTGCATTATGGTGATATGGAACCATCTATGCTTGATCAGGATATCCTGGAAAATATTCCCTTCCCTAAACCTGATGAAGAAAACAGGACCCTTGGTTGGCACGCTTCCCAGCAGTTCATTTTCAAACTCTGGATAGGGGACACCCTTCGCCATCCCTGGTCGCCCCTTCAGATCACTGAGGATGATGTAACCAAACTAAGAGATCATAAAAAGGCAGTATTGCCTTTACCCCAGACGCAGGCACTGATGTACCGCTCGACGGGCGAGCACCTGATCATTGAAAGTTCAGGCGGGGTAACTGCCACCTCGCTAATTGGAAGGTTCTCCTGCTTTAGTGATGCGGTACACCAGTTTTGCCGCGAGCTTGCCGCAATGGAAAGTGCCTCAAACCCGGAGGTTGTTTTTGCCGACATTGCCCAGCAGTCTGATAGCCACGTTGACAACATCAATCGTCGCAAACCCATTTATTCTTACGAGCTACCCCTGAATGTATTTCCTTCGCAGCCGGCTGAACAACTGGTGCTGCCGGGCGAACTCATGCTTTCTCTTCAAGGAGGGGAATTGATATTAGAGTCGTCTAAACTCAACAAAAGAGTAATTCCCCGTCTGGCGACAGCTTATAACTTCCGAAATAACCATTCGCCGGTTTACCGGCTTTTGTGCGACCTGCAATTCCAAGGAGTACAGGCGGGACTTTCATTTAGCCTGGAAAACTTTTTTCCGGGCCTTACTTTTTATCCACGGGTTTGCTATGGAAGGGTGGTCCTGTGTCTTGCGAAATGGAATTTTAAGGAATCAGAGATAGCACTTTTAACGCTTGGGGACAACGCTGATCCAATTAAAGCCCTCGATGGGTTTCGCAAAGAGCACCACCTGCCCCGGCATATCACGGTAGGGGCAACAGACCAGCAGCTGGTTTTTGATCTTGCAAATACCGCTGAGGCAAGGTTTTTTCTGCAATGCATTCATGGTTTAAAGCGGATAACCATTCAGGAATATTTATTGCCTGACCGGTCCGTCCTGTCTGGTAAAAAGCCACTTGCGGGGCAAATGATTGCTTTTCTCTCCCATGAAAATAATATTTATAAATCCTCAGAAAAGGAAAGTACCGCCGTTCATCGTGAAAAGCAACGCGACTTTTTAATGGGGAGCAACTGGCTTTACCTTAAAATTTTTTGCATTCCGCGCGCTTCGGATGAAATCCTGAGCAAGGTTATTTTTCCGTTTATTAAAGGGCAGAAAAAGCGGATCAAAAAATGGTTTTTTATTCGCTACACTGAAAAAGGCTATCACCTGCGCCTGCGCATACAGGCTGAAGAAAGTGATCTTGGGGCGATACTCGTCGCTTTGCGTAAAAAGATTGAATCATCCGGACATGACAAGCTTATCAGGGATTTTCAGGGAGATACCTATAGAAGAGAAATCGAACGCTATGGGGCTGGTCTCATATCAGATGTTGAGGAACTTTTCTGGGCGGGAAGTTATCTTGCTGCACTCTCGTTAACTTTAAAAGGGAAAAATTCCTTCAAACTTAGCGAATTTGAACTGGCCTTGCTATCGGCTTATCGCATGGTCAGCTGCTTTTTTCCATCTCTAGTTGATTCCCTCGATTACCTAGGTAAGGTGACAGATCATTTCATGGCGGAGGTCAGGGCAGATAAATCGCTGAAGGTCGCAATGGATGAGAAATACCGGGAAAATAAATTATTGATAGCGGACTTGCTGGATAGTAGAGAATTATCAAAATATCTTTCGCCACTGTTAAAGCAGATGTCAGTTTTAAACGGGCTGACAAAAAACTATTCTAAAGATAAAAGGATGGAGCTATTGGCAGACCTGGTGCATATGCAACTGAACCGGACTTTCTCCATTAGGCAAAGGCAACAGGAATTGCTCGTTTACCATTGCCTGCAAAAATATGCCGGCTCACGTCTGGCACGCGAAAAATCTTCAGTCTAGTGATCACTTTTATCTCTTTTACTGATAAGTAAAGCCGGCTGGATTTTTTCCCGGAAGGCGGTGCGGTAAGTGCCTCCAATTGGAATACTCACCTCGCCGCTTAGTCTTATCTGTGCATACTCTAACGAATGGATAGCTGCATGGTTGACGATGTAAGACTGATGAATCCTGGAAAAACCCTCAGCAGGCAATTTGGAAAGCACTTCCGCTAAAGTGAGGTAAGTGGTTACTTTTTCATCTTTCATATGGATGATGATGTAATTGCCTATGTTTTCAATATAAAGGATCTCTGCGATGGTGATCCGGTTAAATTTCCCTTTGATGTTGCTTTTCACGAAAAAGAAGGCGCTAGCAGTGGTTTGATTGGTATGACTGGTGAGATTTGAGCGCACCTTGGTAACTGCCTTTAAAAACCTAGTGTAATTGATTGGCTTTAGCAGGTAATCTACCGCATCTTTTTCAAATGCCTCGGGCGCGTACTCGCGGTAGGAAGTTGTGAAAATAATATTACTTGCTGAACCTATCAGGTCTGCCACATCTAGGCCATTGAGTTGTGGCATATCGACATCTAAAAGTACAATATCTGGAGTTTGGATAGTACATAATTCTTCCAACGCTAAAAGCGGGTTGGTTGAGCTGCCAACCAGTTCGAGTCCTGGGGTTTGATTGACGTATTTATCAAGTACTTCAATTGAATGATACTCATCATCAATAATATAACAGGTTAAGCTCATAATTTGAGGATTAAAGTGAGTTCGTAAAATTCGTCAGGCTCATTGATTTCCAGCTTGTAATTGCCTTTGTAAAATGAATCCATGCGGAGCCTGATATTTTGTAGGCCTAGTGCTTTCCGCTGACGAGCGTTCTTTGATTTTTTTAAGTTCCTGCTGTAGAATGTTAGCTGTCCGGTTTCGTTTGTTATTAACTTCAGTAAAGCCGGAGAGGTAATTTCTGTTAGGTTCCCATGTTTGAATATATTTTCAGTTAAGGTAAGCAAGATCAGTGGAATTATTTTGTAATGGCTCAAATCACTACTTAGTTCTATATTGAGGTATATGGGCTCTTTAAAACGGTAACGGTTAATGGCCACGAGATTTCGAATTTGTTCAACTTCTCTATCTAATCTAATTTTTCCATCCGGATCTGCTTCTTCGAGACTAAAACGCATAATCTCAGATAAGAGCCAAATGCAATTTGCCGCATCATCTGAATATTTCTGTGCACTGTTGTAAATGAAGTTCAGTGTATTGAAGAGCATATGCGGATTGATCTGTTGTTGCAGGTAGGCGTTACGTGAGTTGGCAAGTTGGGCTTCCAACTCTGCGTTGTCTTTTTCAATAATCAATTGACGCTTTTCCGCCTCTAACGTTTGTCTTTTAAAAAAAGCAATGCGACCAGAAGACCAATAAAACATCGCCAAACTAGAGAAGTATAATGCTCTCATGATATTTCGCTGCCAGAAATCTTCTGTATAAATGAAAGAATTAGAAGAATAAGCAGGTGAACTAGTAACCAGATAATCAGCACCTGATTTAGTTATTACGTTTAGGCTGAGTAAAACGAGGTACCCCATAATACCTTTGAAATACCGAGGTTTCCTTTCTTTGAAAACGTAATTCAGCAATGCTGCAAATAGATAAAAAAAAGAAATGTTAATCACATAATATACTATATAAATCCAAGGTTTTTCTAAGGTTCCTAAGGCAATATAGACCATTGTCAGTTCATAGGTGATGAACAATGTCCAGCAGATAAAGTGTACCAACAAGAAATTTTCATTAAACTTTTTTACCGCTAGTTTTAACATATCCTATACAATGAAAGCTTTTTTTACTCCAAAAGGTTACGAATCTGTAATAAATATCCTTGCAAGTCCGCAAACTCTTAATTTAATATAAAAAATATAAAATCATGAAAAATTCAACTAAACTTCCAGAGAAAAACACTATCAGAGTAAACAATTTTAAACCTATTATTGATAAGTTCAAAAATCCCAGTATTGACACCAGTATTACCGTCAGCGTAACCAGTACCCATTTGTTAAAAAATTAGTTACAAAGGTATTGGAATTGATCACACCTTATGCTTAAAGATGAATTACATGATATCGAGAAACTGTTATCTACATGGGGAAATTCAGGTAACGATATTGTCATAGAATCGACTTTCCAATCAAAATCCCAACGGCTTTTTGCTGCATGGAAAATGATTGCTTTTTCAGAGATTTCTGATAAGAGCTTAAGGCGTTATTTTTATTATCAGCTTGAGGGTATCCTGAAAATCTCGGATACCCTTTTTAATATGGCAGATATTGAACTTTCAAAAAAAACAAGTGGTCATATTATATTCCTGCTTGACCATTTAAAGCAATATTTCCCGGGCTATTTCAATAATGATGCTATGGCGCCTATAGCCTATCATCAACGCTCAGTTGAAAAATGGAGCACAGATTTTCAGCTGCTGAAAAGCAAACTTAAAAAAGCACAAATAAGCTCAGAGCTGAAAACTTCGGCTTGTAAATGGATAGAGGAACTCAATGAGATCAATTACTCAAGGCGGTATTCTTTTCGGGAAATATCCTATTCTAAGTATATTATTGAGCAAATGCTTTTGATTGATACCTTTTCGGACAAGGCAGATAACAATCTCATCTCTTTTCTTACCAGCGCTAATTTTAACCACCTTGCTTTTTTAGTTTACCGACAGAATAAGATCCGTAAGGAATTGGAAGCTTTCATTTCTTGTGAGGACAAAATCAACTATTTAGCGAATCAGAAGGCTATTGTACTGTCTTTTCCCGAGATGAAAAATCTAGCTTTTAATACTTCATGGCCTTCAATAAAAAGCATGTTAGCAGACTGGTTAAAGGAAGAAATTTTGTTAGCAGAAAAATCTTTGCCAAAGATAAGTGATGTTGTTGTTCCCAAAATACCGTTGGAATTATCTGTTGCACACCTTTCTTGCCTAATCCGTTTATTGTTTGAAGAAAGTGTTTTCGCCACTCAGAACCTTCAGTCCATTTTCAAATGTTTTGCTGGTTATTTTCAAAGTAAAAGACAGGCTGTTATTTCCCCTGGAAGCCTCAGCAAAGAATTTTACAGTATTGACCAGCATACTGCTGCACGTGTGCGTGACTTGTTGCAGCGTATGGTTCAGCGGATCAACCGTAATTTTTTTCCTATGGCCGTTGCAATAAATGCAACAATCCTCTCTTATCTAAGTATGCGCTGAGTTCCCCTAGCCAGTTAAAGCTAAAACCCTCTTTATTTATCAGTCGTTCGGGCATAATAGATGTGATGTCTTTTAGTGTGCTGAAATGCATTGAACTACAAGCTTTACAGAATTCAGTACTAAAACCAAGTCTGTCAATTGGGGTCTGTAATAATTCCTCCTGTTCCATATATTTTTTAATATCTGCAGCTTAATAAAGATAGGAATTTTGTTTCTATTAAGATGTATCTTGTATGGTGTTTCTTTATAGAGGTACCTCTCGCGCATCAATTTGGTTTACTTTACGTTATGAGTAGAGCCAAAAACGACGCGGATAGCGAAAAAGCAAAGCAAGTTTTGAAATTGGTTGGAGAACGAATTCGTTCTCTTAGGGAAGCGAAAGGGGAACGGAACTATGAAAAATTTGCTTTTAAACATGACCTTAACCGTACGCAGCTCTGGCGCTATGAAAACGGCGAAGATTTGTACTTCTCATCTTTGTTGAAAGTGCTTTCAGCATTGGATATTAGCCTTGCTGAGTTTTTTAGCGATGGGTTTGATCAGTCAGTTAAGTGATCTCATAGTGGGATAAATGATCTTCGCAATAAAAACCTTATTAAATCAATCAACATAAGTCGCTTAATTTATACATTGATGATGACACACACAAAAAAAAATATGCATCGGCTCAGGTGTATTCATCAGTGAAGCTGAAAGATATTGAGTTGCCTTGGTTGCTTAAGTGCCTGTCTGTCGCTAAACATCATTATGATCTCCAAAAGCGCACGCCGAATCTATTCTAAACTTAAAAATGCGGTATTATTTCCCTGCTCTAGGGATATTCTGTTAAGAAAGAAATCATCCTTGAATTGAAAATCATGCCTGCATATCCAAAATCTGCTTCAGCAGGAATAACGGTTGTGAAAATCGCTACCGATTTATCTGAGCAAAATTTTTTCGAGCATTCCCCTCAATTCAGGTTCCTTTTCGAATTCTTCCCTGACCAGCTCTATAACTTTTGTGGAATAATGCAGGTAGTAGGACTCAAATTTTTTCAAATTCGCAAATCGGTTGGTTATTTTATGCACGAATATAAAAAACAGATCATTGAACTGATCATCTCCATTGAGCAGCGTTCTGGAAAGATAGTCGGTTGCCCTGATAAATGCCAAAGTCTGCTCATAACTGAAGATGATTTCACCCTCGCCAAAACCTTCAAGCAGTGAATCGATGTCCGGAACATAAAAA
Proteins encoded:
- a CDS encoding MauE/DoxX family redox-associated membrane protein, coding for MKAIFKSTVPPLLVLLFSYAAFSKLFTFSAFDQQLHNQAFPGWLADFLLYFLIPAEIVTALLLCFKRTVLIGLLVSTVLLLAFTAYISLVLADYFSKAPCSCGGVLTSLGWKSHLIFNLVFTALTITSLTIHLKQEVRDKE
- a CDS encoding lantibiotic dehydratase — protein: MKESKSMVYRFLPQVFLRAPYYSFSGYDLSRLPEVLQEQAFRNAVFLASAGFYALLEKKEFDFDQLADKEKHTLYKYYNRMCFRPTPFGSFSSFSLLQWGSGGQVRLAGSDESILHLLPDQKFLTKLLNRAEADLPDGIMVNPALYRFNDVFRYTKSSIDDKGRFNFSLEGITAVKFNIQLFSFLSSKKVSKKIVLSWIVQHADCSAEEAEEYIRFLLDAGAVFNGTQAKIISDEVIECFPGFPGWNDFWKNNTVTALSGEPALSALAGDISKIVKENKPFISQPFYAALKRPDTVGGPDSSVQEELSRAVHVMQLLSATEQPADLSRFIRDFRTRFDQERVPLLLALDPDAGLHYGDMEPSMLDQDILENIPFPKPDEENRTLGWHASQQFIFKLWIGDTLRHPWSPLQITEDDVTKLRDHKKAVLPLPQTQALMYRSTGEHLIIESSGGVTATSLIGRFSCFSDAVHQFCRELAAMESASNPEVVFADIAQQSDSHVDNINRRKPIYSYELPLNVFPSQPAEQLVLPGELMLSLQGGELILESSKLNKRVIPRLATAYNFRNNHSPVYRLLCDLQFQGVQAGLSFSLENFFPGLTFYPRVCYGRVVLCLAKWNFKESEIALLTLGDNADPIKALDGFRKEHHLPRHITVGATDQQLVFDLANTAEARFFLQCIHGLKRITIQEYLLPDRSVLSGKKPLAGQMIAFLSHENNIYKSSEKESTAVHREKQRDFLMGSNWLYLKIFCIPRASDEILSKVIFPFIKGQKKRIKKWFFIRYTEKGYHLRLRIQAEESDLGAILVALRKKIESSGHDKLIRDFQGDTYRREIERYGAGLISDVEELFWAGSYLAALSLTLKGKNSFKLSEFELALLSAYRMVSCFFPSLVDSLDYLGKVTDHFMAEVRADKSLKVAMDEKYRENKLLIADLLDSRELSKYLSPLLKQMSVLNGLTKNYSKDKRMELLADLVHMQLNRTFSIRQRQQELLVYHCLQKYAGSRLAREKSSV
- a CDS encoding LytR/AlgR family response regulator transcription factor; translated protein: MSLTCYIIDDEYHSIEVLDKYVNQTPGLELVGSSTNPLLALEELCTIQTPDIVLLDVDMPQLNGLDVADLIGSASNIIFTTSYREYAPEAFEKDAVDYLLKPINYTRFLKAVTKVRSNLTSHTNQTTASAFFFVKSNIKGKFNRITIAEILYIENIGNYIIIHMKDEKVTTYLTLAEVLSKLPAEGFSRIHQSYIVNHAAIHSLEYAQIRLSGEVSIPIGGTYRTAFREKIQPALLISKRDKSDH
- a CDS encoding sensor histidine kinase; protein product: MRALYFSSLAMFYWSSGRIAFFKRQTLEAEKRQLIIEKDNAELEAQLANSRNAYLQQQINPHMLFNTLNFIYNSAQKYSDDAANCIWLLSEIMRFSLEEADPDGKIRLDREVEQIRNLVAINRYRFKEPIYLNIELSSDLSHYKIIPLILLTLTENIFKHGNLTEITSPALLKLITNETGQLTFYSRNLKKSKNARQRKALGLQNIRLRMDSFYKGNYKLEINEPDEFYELTLILKL
- a CDS encoding helix-turn-helix domain-containing protein; translation: MSRAKNDADSEKAKQVLKLVGERIRSLREAKGERNYEKFAFKHDLNRTQLWRYENGEDLYFSSLLKVLSALDISLAEFFSDGFDQSVK